A window of Micromonospora eburnea genomic DNA:
CGCGGTGAGCAGGGCGGCGACGAGCGCGCCGCCGGCGATGCCGGTCCAGCCGGCGACGAGGAATCCGATGACCACGCCGGGAAAGACGGTATGGGTCAGCGCGTCGGCGACGAAGGCCAGCCGGCGCAGGAAGACCAGCACGCTGACCGGCCCGCACACCACGGCGAGCAGGAGCAGTTCGGCGAGGGCGCGGCCCATGAACAGCACACCGAACGGCGCGACAAGATCACTCATGGCGTCACCGTCCGGGCCGCGCCGGCGTGCAGGTCGGCGGCCTGGCTGCCGTAGCCGTAGGTGCCGGGTAGCTCCGCGAGGATCTGTTTGGTGGGGCCGGTGACGACGCGGCCGCCGTGGATGAGGCAGGCGGTGTCGGCGAGGTCGCGGGCCAGGCGCAGATCGTGGGTGCTGAGCAGAACGGCGGTGCCGGCGGCGGCGAGGTCCCGCAGTTGGGTCACGATGACGTCCTGGCTGGTGACGTCGAGACCGTTGAAGGGTTCGTCCATGAGCATCAGTCGGGTCTGGGCGGCGATGGCGCGGGCGAGCAGGACCCGTTGGCGTTGGCCTCCGGACAGCAGCCCGAAGCGGGTGAGTGCCCGGTCGGCCAGCCCGACTCGCTTTAGCGCGTCCGTGGCGATGGCGCGGTCGGTCGCGCGGATCTGCCGTAGCCAGCGGGTGGGCCGGTAGCGGCCCATGAGCACGACGCCGGCGGCGGTGACGGGGAAGTCCGCGTCGAGGGTGTCGACCTGCGGCACGTAGGCGGCTGCGCCGCGGGCCTGCCGGGCCGGCCGTCCGGCGACGGTGATCGCGCCGGCGAGGACGTCGGCGAGCCCGACGACGGCCTTGATGAGGGTGGACTTTCCGGCGCCGTTGGCGCCGACGAGGGCGACGATCTGGCCGGGCTCCACCGTGAGGTTCACGTCGGTGAGGACAGCGCGGCGCCGGTAGCCGACGCTCGCCTGCGCGAGGTGCAGGGCAGCGTCGGCCACCGGCGGGCTGGTGGGCTCAGCCACCGAGGGCCGCCACGATGGTGTCGGTGTTGTGTTCCTCGGCGCCCAGGTAGGTGCCCTGGGGGGTGCCTTCGGGGCCGAGGCTGTCGCCGTAGAGGGCATCCTCCCCGCCGACCACCTTCACGCCGGCCTGGCGGGCGATCGCCTCGGCGGCTTTGGGCGGCAGGGAACTCTCGCTGAAGATCGCCTTGGTGCCGGTGGCCTTGATCTTCGCCACCAGGTCGTTGATCTGGGTGGCGGACAGTTCGGCGCTGGTGTCCAGGCTGGGGATCACCGCGCCGATGAACTGCAGCTGGTAGCGGTCGATGTAGTAGCCGAACGCGTCGTGGTTGGTGACCAGCTTGCGGGCGTCCGCCGGCAGGG
This region includes:
- a CDS encoding metal ABC transporter ATP-binding protein gives rise to the protein MAEPTSPPVADAALHLAQASVGYRRRAVLTDVNLTVEPGQIVALVGANGAGKSTLIKAVVGLADVLAGAITVAGRPARQARGAAAYVPQVDTLDADFPVTAAGVVLMGRYRPTRWLRQIRATDRAIATDALKRVGLADRALTRFGLLSGGQRQRVLLARAIAAQTRLMLMDEPFNGLDVTSQDVIVTQLRDLAAAGTAVLLSTHDLRLARDLADTACLIHGGRVVTGPTKQILAELPGTYGYGSQAADLHAGAARTVTP